The sequence below is a genomic window from Methanocalculus natronophilus.
ACCGCCTGTGCATGGCCCGGCGATGACCGGTTCTCCCCCCATTTTGACCGGAGCCTTTCAGTGCTTGAGATCCAGGTCCTGGATCCGGAGTACCGGAGCAGGAGTATCAGCGGGATGATCGTGGATGGCCGCCGGATCGCAGGTGACGGAAGGGGGCTGGTGGAGGAGGTGGCTGCTGCACTGGATGCGAAGAACCCGGATCTGATCCTCTTTCCCCATGCCGATTACTGGATGCCGCACCTGCTGGCCCGGGCCGAAGAGCATGGTGTGCCGCTTCTGATCAGCAGGACCGGCAGGTACAGGCGGATCTCTGCCCGCTCCTACCAGAGCTACGGAACGGTGGTGCACCGGGAAGGGGCGCTCATCCCCGAGGGGCGTTGCCTCATTGATTCTGCCCGGAGTTTTACCTTTCGGGAGAGCGGGGTTGCCGGCGTGCTCCTCGCCTCGCGGCTTACCGCGCTTGCCCCCAACCTCACCGCCAGGTTCACGCCCGGAACACTCATCTCGTCCTATGAGAACTACGAGGCGATCCGGCGCGGGGTTGCCGTGCCGTTCCGGAAATGGGATGCGGAATCCGGCAGGCCGGTTCCTGAGCTCCGGGAGGCGGATAAAGGCGGTATGATCTTCAAGCCGCACCCGGGTGTCTATGACGATGTCGTCCAGGTGGATTTCACCTCGATGTATCCCTCAATCATCGTCGGCCAGAACCTCTCGCCCGAGACGGTGCAGGGCGGGGGCGGGGAGGGGTTCCTCGCCTCAGTGCTTGCCCCCGTGCTCTCCCTCAGGCTGAGGACGAAAGCATTGAAGAAAGAGGATGCACGGTTTGCAGGGATGGACAGTCTCCTGAAATGGATGCTGGTGACAAGTTTTGGCTATACGGGATATCGGAACGCAAAATTCGGGTGTATCAGGGTGCATGAGGGGATCACCCGGCATGCCAGGGAGATCCTGATCGGGGCAAAGGAGATTGCTGAGGATGCGGGCTGCCGGATACTCCACGGGATTGTTGATTCACTCTGGGTTACCGGCGGTGATATTTCACGGTTTGTCCACGAGACCGAGGCGGCGTTTGGGATACCAACCGAGTCAGAAGCCTACTCCTGGATCGCCTTCCTCCCGATGGCTGATGGAACCGGCGCCTACAACCGGTACTTCGGGCGGCTGAAAGAGAAAGGGATGAAGATCCGCGGGGTTGCCGCACGGAGAAGGGATGTTCCCCCGTATGTGAGATCGTTTCAGGAGGAGATCTTCTCGTTGATGGAACAGGCAGAATCGTCCGGCGAACTCAGGCAGCTTGCAGGCAGGGCGGATGAGGTGTATGCAGACGCGGTTAGGGGGATTGAGATGGCAGCAACAGAGGATCTCGTCATCACCCGGCGGGTGGGCAGGACCCGGTACAAACACCGATGCATTGAAGGATCCGCACTACGTGCCTACGGGATGGCGGGGGTTGCTGTTGAAGCCGGGATGGAGATCGGGTATGTCGTCCGTGATGGGAAGCATCTGATCGCCGATACCCCGTGGGAGGCGAAGACAGCAGATCGGGCATACTACCGGGTGCTGCTGGACCGGGCATATGATGAGGTGAAGGGAGTATTCTCCAAAGGGGGGACGGGAGATGTCAGAAAAAGAGGAGGGGATGTAGAATATAAATGACGCAACCGATAAAAAGACAGGAGGAGGAGAAGACGATGAAGTGCGCTATTTGTAAGAGTGGAGAGACACGGCCCGGTATGACCACGATCACCTTCGAGCGGGAAGGGTTCACTCTGGTGGTAAAAGAAGTCCCGGCAGAGATCTGCATGAATTGCGGCGAGGATTATGTGGATGAGACGAACACCCATGAAATCATGGCGTTGGCTGAGCGGATTGCAGAAAATGGCACCCTTATCGATGTCCGCAGGTATGTTCCCGGTTCTGTAACCTGTTGAGAGCACTGTAATCGCTGAAGGGTGTTGCAGGAATTGAGTACACCATAAGACGGAATGTCGTTGAACTACCCCGCCCTAAAGAGCGGGGCTTGCAATAGCGGTTTTACACAGGTATTGCACTTGAATCTGAACGAAGGTTGTTCGTAGTTGAACCTTAATGCGTACCGGTCGGTTGAAGCGACCGGTACGATTATCGATATAATAACCGAATCCAGAACTCTTTTATCTCTTCTGGAGGATCTCCTGCATCTCCGGGGTCAGTTGAACAAGAAGTTCTGCATTATAGGCACCACTTGGCATCATCTCTACTGGAGCTTTGAATATCTGTTGGGCTGCAATAGCATACGAACGCGATTTTGCAGCGGGGGAACCGTCTCTGACCGCCGGATCAACATTGGTCGTGAAGATTGAGAGCGTATTGTCGCTGTTGTAAACGAACTCGAAGTTCCGGAACTGCTGAGGGAACTCCCGCAGTGATGCGGTTTCAACCTGCCAGAACCCGAGTTCTGGACGTTCAGCATCCGGAGACTTGATAGGTATCACGGTATTTTGATGCCGATGGCCCGAGATCCATGCCACGAGATTTGGATAGGTATGGAGTTTGGCTATCAGATCAAGATCAGATACCGCAGCATACTCGCTCCATTTCATGACTGAGCTGAGACTACCTTCATTCTCATTGATGACTATCGGGATATGGGCTGCGATGATCATGAGCTTTCCTTCAGCCTGGCCACTCTCGAGCTCCTGCACAAGCCAGTCATACCGCTCCTGATCGATAGAACCAAATCCGGAGGTGTTTTCACTGGGATCATCGTCCCTTTGGGTATTATCAAGCACAATGACCTTTATCGGAACATCTGATCGCGGTTCGAATGAATAACAGGCAAATCCCGTTGTTCTGGCGGACTGGCTAAATCCATGCCCTTGTGGGCTTAAAGAGGAGGAGAAAAATTCATCGATCCACTCTGTTCTCGAGATGAAACGGCGATCTTTGTCGGCTGTGACTGTCGGGGGACCGTCAGGGAAGCTGGCAACAGGCCCTGCACCGATAATATCACCATAGGGTGTCCGGCCATCGATTGCGCCCATATAGTAGCCACGGCTTTTGAGGCGGAGAGGGTCAACGAAGATATTACCTAATTCGAGCACTTCAGAGCCGGTCATGGCACTTTTGATATAATCATCCGGAGGGAAGAGACCCATCCAGAAGTGATCGTGGTTGCCGAGAACCTGATAACATCTGATCGATTCATCAAGACCGGCTGCACGGTATTCATCCTGGTAATCATTGAGAGGACCGGGGATTGGATCATTCCTGTCGCCGGAGGAGGGGTTGACTATCCTGCCGTCAAGTACATCGATATACCATCGCAGTTCATTGTACTGGCCGCTGTTAATTGCATCACCTACGAATATGCCAAAGTCATATGGATTCTCTTTATGAAGGGCATTTGCCGTCTGGACTGCTGCATCGAAGATATGGGTGGTATACAGCATAGCCGGAGAGTATCCTGAAATGACACCCCATTTATAGCCATAATAGACCGCCTGTGCAGGAGACTCTTTGTCGGTGATATGGACATCGGCCATGGCAAAGAAGGTAAGAAGTTTCTCTGTAGTGGTATCTGATGCAGGAGTGTATCCTTCAGGCATGAGATCCAGTCTCTTCTCATGCTCCAGCCCCTCCCCAAACTCCCAGACGCCATACCCGTACTCTGAAAAGCTTTCAATCTGATCCGGGCCCACGGCAGGCGACGTTGATGGAACAGGGACAGGAAGAACGGTTCTGTCAACGGTTGTCAGGACCACGGAGTCTATCGGATAATCCGGTTCACCATCATCCGGGAGCTGGGAGCTGGGAGCAGTACATCCCGCTACAGTGAGGAAGATCACAAACAGAAGAGCGAGGAGAAAACCTGCTTTGAAATGATGCATCAGTAGTATTGAATATGGGTGATATTATGGATGTTGGTGAACTGCGGTGAAGAGTATGTGGATGATTCGGTCACCCATGAGATCATGGTGGTGGCTGGGCAGAGTGGAGAGAAATAGAGGGGAGAACTGGAATCACTCCTAAGGTTTTTTGTCTTTTCAGAAGAGTGCAACAATCCGGAACGTGGTGGTGATCAGAAGCGCCACCGGGATCACATACTTGCAGAGAAAGGGGAGTGCCCGGATGAGGGGGTGCCGTCCCGAGAGATCGCCCCAGAAGGCTTTTGGATCAAAGAACCAGGAGAAGGTGACCGCGATCAGAAGGGAGGTGATCGAGAGGCCGATTGTACCAAAAACCTCATCCATTGCGTCAAGGACAGGGATCCCCTGTATCGAGAGAGATAGTGGAGTATAGCTTGCGGCAGCAGGAAGCCCGGCGAGGATCGCAATACCGGTGACAAGGGCTGCCATCTTCTTCCGTGACTGCCCAAACGTCTCTGCGAGGGCTGCTGTCGGAACCTCGATGAAGGAGATACCTGAACTGATCGCGGCAAAGAAGACGATCGCAAAGAAGATGACAGCGGCAATCGCTCCAAGCGGCATCATCTCGAAGGCATAGGGGAGTGTGGTGAAGACAAGCTCTGGCCCTGCTGCCGGTTCAAGCCCGAAGGCAAAGACGATCGAGAAGATGACGATCCCTGCAAGCAGGGAGACAACGATGTCTGCGATGGTGACAATGGCAGCCGATGCAGGGATCTTTTCAGCGGAACCAAGGTATGCACCATAGGTAAGGAGTGTCCCATATCCGACCGAGAGCGAGAAGAAAGCCTGCCCAAGGGCTGCCCCCCAGATG
It includes:
- a CDS encoding sodium-dependent transporter, encoding MEEWSSRLGFILAAVGSAVGIGNIWRFSTVVGQNGGGAYLIPYLTAVFLIGLPLMILELQAGQRTRSTVIAAFSKAGGLHGRRAGDGTGGAGTARSPARFAGWIICFVMTGIFSYYLVITGWTFGYLAFSVTGALEPFSAFTGSYLPILFFIISGLLCGIIISSGVRKGIERTTTLLVPLIFLLLAAMIFVSVRLPGADAGLAFLFTPDFSVLSDPLIWGAALGQAFFSLSVGYGTLLTYGAYLGSAEKIPASAAIVTIADIVVSLLAGIVIFSIVFAFGLEPAAGPELVFTTLPYAFEMMPLGAIAAVIFFAIVFFAAISSGISFIEVPTAALAETFGQSRKKMAALVTGIAILAGLPAAASYTPLSLSIQGIPVLDAMDEVFGTIGLSITSLLIAVTFSWFFDPKAFWGDLSGRHPLIRALPFLCKYVIPVALLITTTFRIVALF
- a CDS encoding type B DNA-directed DNA polymerase, yielding MKRAVREKRGMWILDAAESGGGIRFWEPAGRSRWVPYTQAFCFTLEDPHLHRDMLDALDDRYGLSECRIQTIFGDEAGYSIAASRRVAELIEEQSGYSAKIYNLDIRPDQRFLAERGETACAWPGDDRFSPHFDRSLSVLEIQVLDPEYRSRSISGMIVDGRRIAGDGRGLVEEVAAALDAKNPDLILFPHADYWMPHLLARAEEHGVPLLISRTGRYRRISARSYQSYGTVVHREGALIPEGRCLIDSARSFTFRESGVAGVLLASRLTALAPNLTARFTPGTLISSYENYEAIRRGVAVPFRKWDAESGRPVPELREADKGGMIFKPHPGVYDDVVQVDFTSMYPSIIVGQNLSPETVQGGGGEGFLASVLAPVLSLRLRTKALKKEDARFAGMDSLLKWMLVTSFGYTGYRNAKFGCIRVHEGITRHAREILIGAKEIAEDAGCRILHGIVDSLWVTGGDISRFVHETEAAFGIPTESEAYSWIAFLPMADGTGAYNRYFGRLKEKGMKIRGVAARRRDVPPYVRSFQEEIFSLMEQAESSGELRQLAGRADEVYADAVRGIEMAATEDLVITRRVGRTRYKHRCIEGSALRAYGMAGVAVEAGMEIGYVVRDGKHLIADTPWEAKTADRAYYRVLLDRAYDEVKGVFSKGGTGDVRKRGGDVEYK
- a CDS encoding type II toxin-antitoxin system MqsA family antitoxin, which codes for MTQPIKRQEEEKTMKCAICKSGETRPGMTTITFEREGFTLVVKEVPAEICMNCGEDYVDETNTHEIMALAERIAENGTLIDVRRYVPGSVTC
- a CDS encoding TIGR03768 family metallophosphoesterase translates to MHHFKAGFLLALLFVIFLTVAGCTAPSSQLPDDGEPDYPIDSVVLTTVDRTVLPVPVPSTSPAVGPDQIESFSEYGYGVWEFGEGLEHEKRLDLMPEGYTPASDTTTEKLLTFFAMADVHITDKESPAQAVYYGYKWGVISGYSPAMLYTTHIFDAAVQTANALHKENPYDFGIFVGDAINSGQYNELRWYIDVLDGRIVNPSSGDRNDPIPGPLNDYQDEYRAAGLDESIRCYQVLGNHDHFWMGLFPPDDYIKSAMTGSEVLELGNIFVDPLRLKSRGYYMGAIDGRTPYGDIIGAGPVASFPDGPPTVTADKDRRFISRTEWIDEFFSSSLSPQGHGFSQSARTTGFACYSFEPRSDVPIKVIVLDNTQRDDDPSENTSGFGSIDQERYDWLVQELESGQAEGKLMIIAAHIPIVINENEGSLSSVMKWSEYAAVSDLDLIAKLHTYPNLVAWISGHRHQNTVIPIKSPDAERPELGFWQVETASLREFPQQFRNFEFVYNSDNTLSIFTTNVDPAVRDGSPAAKSRSYAIAAQQIFKAPVEMMPSGAYNAELLVQLTPEMQEILQKR